The following proteins come from a genomic window of Diorhabda sublineata isolate icDioSubl1.1 chromosome 7, icDioSubl1.1, whole genome shotgun sequence:
- the LOC130446535 gene encoding dolichyl pyrophosphate Man9GlcNAc2 alpha-1,3-glucosyltransferase gives MYIRITAETLLIVFGTLLSILLRACTNLHSYSGEASPPMYGDYEAQRHWMEITTNLPINQWYHNTSDNDLNYWGLDYPPLSAYHMFICGKIAQYLNDNYTKLHDSRGYESESHKLFMRYTVMVCDIFLYIPALIIYYQTCIGVKEIHESGAKKKKWKNQNNIKMSSSFCTILGLLYPGIIIVDHGHFQYNCVSLGFAIFSITFLLKKYDVLASILFCFALNYKQMELYHSLPFFLYLLSSCVPKPGQKSVWGFLKLFKISAVVIITFCVIWLPFLYDFDDFIQVVHRQFPFARGVFEDKVSNVWCALNVIFKFKKTFDDYQMMRICLFTTFYALLPSSVDLFLRPNLKKFILSQINSSLAFFLFSFQVHEKSILLVAVPVLLYFPYDPFTCFWFLCLSVFSMTPLLLKDGLTVAFMALMLFYGVTFRVSIEHCYRNYLNNQDGLKEYYRSLLHSLLNIEYKKATQIGIIKASLQQIRKNSDALKILIFHCVMVFSLIGCLILFIISLLLEPPTKYPDLFPLAISVYSCIHFLGFFLYFNIKQLKIPQQFEDIRVKES, from the coding sequence atgtaCATTAGGATAACAGCTGAAACTTTGTTAATAGTGTTCGGAAcgttattatcaattttattgcgAGCTTGTACAAATTTACACTCGTATTCCGGAGAAGCCTCACCACCAATGTATGGAGATTACGAAGCGCAACGACATTGGATGGAAATCACAACAAATTTACCAATAAATCAATGGTACCACAATACTAGTGATAACGATTTGAACTATTGGGGATTGGATTATCCACCCCTATCCGCATATCATATGTTCATATGTGGAAAAATAGCTCAGTATCTAAACGATAATTACACAAAATTACACGACTCCCGAGGTTATGAAAGTGAAtctcataaattatttatgagaTATACAGTGATGGtttgtgatatatttttgtatataccAGCGTTGATAATATATTACCAAACGTGTATTGGAGTAAAAGAGATTCACGAATCCGGAGCgaagaaaaagaaatggaaGAATCAGAACAATATTAAAATGAGTAGTTCGTTCTGTACTATCTTAGGTTTGTTATATCCCGGAATTATAATCGTAGATCACGgacattttcaatataattgcGTGTCTTTAGGTTTCGCGATATTTTCTATAacgtttttattgaaaaagtacgATGTTTTAGcttcgattttattttgtttcgcTTTGAATTACAAACAAATGGAACTTTATCATTCGTTACCgttctttttgtatttattaagtTCCTGTGTGCCTAAACCCGGTCAGAAATCAGTTTGGGgttttttgaagttatttaaaataagCGCGGTTGTTATAATTACTTTCTGTGTGATTTGGTTACcgtttttatatgattttgatgattttattcaaGTTGTGCATAGACAGTTTCCTTTCGCTAGGGGAGTTTTCGAAGACAAAGTTTCTAACGTTTGGTGTGCCttaaatgtcatttttaaatttaaaaaaaccttcGATGATTATCAGATGATGAGGATCTGTCTTTTTACGACGTTTTACGCTCTATTACCGAGCTCAGTGGATTTGTTTTTGAGAccgaatttgaaaaagtttatcTTGAGTCAAATTAATTCGTCGTTGgcgttttttttgtttagttttcaaGTAcatgaaaaaagtatattattggTTGCCGTACCTGTTTTATTGTACTTTCCTTATGATCCATTCACATGTTTTTGGTTTCTTTGTTTGTCTGTTTTTAGTATGACGCCTTTACTGTTGAAAGATGGTTTAACTGTTGCCTTTATGGCTTTAATGTTGTTCTATGGCGTTACGTTTCGAGTTTCTATTGAACATtgttatagaaattatttaaataatcaagACGGTTTGAAAGAATATTATCGAAGCCTCCTTCATTCGTTGTtgaatatagaatataaaaaagcgacgcaaattggaataataAAAGCGTCGTTacaacaaattagaaaaaattcagatgctttaaaaatactaattttccaTTGTGTTATGGTGTTTTCTTTAATCGGctgtttgatattatttattataagtttGTTATTAGAACCTCCAACTAAATATCCAGATTTATTTCCTCTTGCCATTTCCGTTTATTCTTGTATACATTTCCtcggattttttttgtattttaacaTCAAACAACTCAAAATACCGCAACAATTCGAAGATATTCGAGTTAAAGAATCCTGA